One genomic segment of Spirochaetota bacterium includes these proteins:
- the rsmA gene encoding ribosomal RNA small subunit methyltransferase A has translation MNTREIQEITASRGLHPNKKLGQNFLCNDAIVERILAHARVSAEDTVLEIGPGLGAVTGGLCRAARAVYAVEIDAGLARYLKERFEAEPKLTVIHDDFLKHPPVPGVTKAVGNLPYYCSTEILFRLAEEYRTPEIFVMLQREMADRIRALPGSKSYGAVSVTLGALYEAEALFKIEKTAFYPQPEVSSSFLALTRRKEPLVRDTHVETFRALVKAAFWGRRKTLATALSGSPHLSMEKAAAAALIREMGLDEKVRGEDCSPRDFARMAELVAQRT, from the coding sequence ATGAACACGCGCGAGATCCAGGAAATAACCGCCAGTCGAGGACTCCACCCCAACAAGAAGCTGGGGCAAAATTTCCTGTGCAACGACGCCATCGTCGAGCGCATCCTCGCGCACGCCCGCGTATCGGCGGAGGACACGGTGCTCGAGATAGGGCCGGGGCTGGGCGCCGTTACGGGAGGTCTGTGCCGCGCGGCACGCGCGGTGTACGCGGTCGAGATCGATGCGGGGCTCGCACGCTATTTGAAAGAGCGCTTCGAGGCGGAGCCGAAGCTAACCGTCATCCATGACGATTTCCTGAAACACCCGCCGGTCCCCGGCGTCACGAAAGCGGTCGGGAACCTCCCGTATTACTGTTCCACCGAGATACTGTTCCGCCTCGCGGAGGAATATCGGACCCCCGAAATCTTCGTGATGCTCCAGCGCGAGATGGCCGACCGCATCCGCGCGCTGCCGGGGAGTAAAAGCTACGGCGCCGTCTCGGTCACGCTCGGAGCGCTGTACGAGGCGGAGGCGCTGTTCAAGATCGAGAAGACGGCGTTCTACCCGCAGCCCGAGGTGAGCTCAAGCTTTCTCGCACTCACGCGCAGGAAAGAGCCGCTGGTGCGTGACACGCATGTTGAGACGTTCCGCGCGCTCGTCAAGGCGGCCTTCTGGGGAAGACGCAAGACCCTCGCGACCGCGCTCTCCGGCTCGCCGCACCTGTCCATGGAGAAGGCGGCGGCCGCCGCCCTCATTCGGGAAATGGGGCTTGACGAAAAGGTGCGCGGCGAGGACTGTTCCCCCCGGGACTTCGCCCGCATGGCGGAGCTTGTGGCACAACGAACTTAA